TCACCGTCCCAAGCGAACTCGTAGACATCCTCCGAGAGTCGCCCGAGGAGACGGACCCGCAGGTCGTCGGCGACATCGCGATGTTCGGCATGACCCAGCGGATTCACAGCGCCGTCCACCACGCGCAGGGCGAGCCAGACGAGCAGATCGTCGCGCTCGAAGAGGAGACCAGCGAGCTGTTCGAGGAGCGCTTCGGCCAGTCCTTCGCCGAGCTGACCGGTCACGACCACTAATTCTGCCGCCTCAGTTCTCAGAACTGCCAGTGAAGCACCACGCCGTCGTCGAGCCGTTCGACGCCGGCCAGCTCCGGCTCCGGGAAGTCCTCGATGAAGCCGTCGCCGTCGGCCAGCGTCGGCGCGTCCCGGCCGCCGATGACCTTCGGCCCGATGTAGACGAACAGCTCGTCGACCAGCGCCTCTTCTAGCAGGCCGAAGATGAGTTCGCCGCCACCCTCGACCATGAGCTGGTCGATACCGTCGCCCTCCAGTTTCGCAAGCGTCGTCGTCAGGTCGACCCGGTCCTGCCCGGCGGCGATGACGTACGCGCCGGCGTCTTCCATCTCCTCGATGAAGTCCGGCGGGGCGGCTTCGCTGACGAGGAGGTAAGTCTGGGCGCGACCGTCCAGCACTGTGGCGTCCGGCGGCGTTCGGATGCGGGAGTCGGCGACGACGCGTGCGGGATTTTCCGGCTTGCCGCGGTCGGCCCGGGCGGCGCGGCGGTCGGCGTCGTCGACGGTCAGTGAGGGGTCGTCAGCGAGAATCGTACCGACGCCGACCATCACAGCATCACTGTCGGCTCGAAGCTGGTCGACGCGGTCGAAGTCGTCCGGGCCGGAGATAGCGATCTGTTCGCGGCGGCGGGAGGAGAGTTTCCCATCGACACTCATGGCGGCGTTGACGACGACGTGCATACTCGTTCGTGCCGGCGACACGTCAAACGGCTTTTGGGTTACAGTCAGGAGGACGTTGTTTCGGGGCGCTTCGACAGCTTCCGGACGTCGAGTTTCTTCACGGTGCCGTCGCCGGTTTTCAGCTTCAGCACCGTCTTTTTCAGTACGAGTTCTTCGACGTCGAGCGTCGTCTCCGTGCTCCAGCCCCGTAGCCTGACCATCCCTTCCTCGTCGATTTCGAGGAACGTGCGGGGTTTGCGCTGGGACCCCATCGTCCACTCCTCGTCGCCGACGGACAGCTCCTGCCCGCCGCTTTTCGCCCAGCGGAACACGCAAGCGAACTGCTCGCGGGGTTCGTCACCGCGGTCGTGATCGACGCGGGTCCACTGCTCGAAGTCGACGCCGAAGTGGGCGGCCCACAGCTCCAGATACTCGAAATCGAACTTCTTCTTGCCGTCGTTGTTCCGGCCACTCCGCCAGATGACGTGCGCCTCCGACGGCTTCGACCCGAACATACTACCCATAGTCAGGCCCCCGGGCGACTGCCGTTATTATTTGATCTGATATCACGAATCCCGACTAGTCGAATATCTCCGATAACGTACTTTTTAGCCATTTGAAACGTCCCAACACAGTCAACGCCCATATCCTGAGAGATTACAGTATCACAAATAAGAATTGTGGGCGATTTTGAACAGGTGTGAACGGTCGTGACTTGCACGGCCGGCCGAAAACGCTTTTGAGTGCTCCCGTCGAACCGTCAGTCGATGTCTCTCGAAGACCATGCCGAGGAGCTCGCCTCCGACCTCGGTGTTGACAAAGAGGAGGTCACACGCGACCTGGAAAACCTCGTGAACTACTCCGTCCCGATGGACGAGGCCAAGCAGAGCCTCAGACGGAAGTACGGCGATGGCGGCTCGAGCGGCGACGGCACGCCGTCGAGCAAGGCCATCAGCGAGGTGTCGACCGACGACTCGAACGTGACGGTCACCGCCGTGGTGCTCACGTCGGGTCGTCGCTCCATCCAGTACAACGGGGAACAGCACGTCATCCGCGAGGGCCAACTCGCCGACGAGACGGGGAAGATATCCTACACGGCCTGGGACGGCTTCTCGGGCGACCTCCAGCCCGGCCAGACCGTCCGGCTCGGCAACGCCGGCGTCCGCGAGTGGGACGGCCAGCCGGAGCTCAATCTGGGCGACAGCACCGACCCGGAAGTCGTCGACGAGACGCTCGACATCGACTACGAGGTCGGCGGCCGCGCCGCGCTGCAGGACCTCGCACCGGGTGACCGCGGCATCACTGTGGAGGTGCAGGTGCTGGAGTGCGAGCAGAAGGTCATCGACGGCCGCGACGGCGAGACGACGATTCTCAGCGGCGTCCTCGGCGACGAGAGCGGCCGGCTCCCGTTCACCGACTGGGAGCCTCACGACGAAATCGAGGAGGGGGCGTCCGTGCGCCTCGACGAGACGTTCGTCCGCGAGTTCCGCGGTGCGCCGTCGGTAAACGTCTCGGAGTTCTCGACGGTGACCGCGCTGGACCGCACGGTCGAGGTCACCGAAGACGCGCCCCGGATGTCCATCCGGGAGGCTGTCGAGAGCGGCGGCCTGTTCGACGTGGAACTGGCCGGCAACGTCATCGAGGTGCGGGACGGCTCCGGCCTCATCGAGCGTTGTCCGGAGTGTGGCCGCGTCATCCAGAACGGCCAGTGTCGCTCCCACGGCGCAGTCGAGGGCGAGGACGACCTGCGGACGAAGGCCATCCTCGACGACGGCACCGACACCGTCACCGCGGTGCTCGACGACGAACTGACCGCCCGGGTGTACGGTGGCGACCTCGACGACGCCCGCGAACACGCCCGCGACGCGATGGACAAAGAGGTCGTCGCCGAGCGCATCAGCGACCGCATCGTGGGCCGCGAGTACGTCGTCCGCGGGTCGCTGTCGGTCGACGAGTACGGCGCGAACCTCACCGCCTCGACCTTTACCGAGGCCGACGACGACCCGGCGACGCGTGCGCAGGCCCTCCTACAGGAGGCAGACGCATGAGCGAATCCGGCGACAGCGGCCCCGGCCGCCGGGAGGTCGCCCATCGGCTGTTCGCCGCGGAGTTCGACGACGCCGACTTCTCGTATTCGGAGTCCGACGAGGAGCGCGCGCCGAACTACGTCGTCACGCCGACCGGCGCGCGGGTCAACCGCCTGTTCCTCGTCGGCGTCCTCACCGAACTCGAACAGGTCAACGACGACGTGTTGCGCGCCCGGGTCGTGGACCCGACCGGCCCGTTCGTCATCTACGCCGGCCAGTACCAGCCCGACGAACTGGCGTTTCTGGAAGGGGCCGACCCGCCGATGTTCGTCGCCGTCACGGGCAAGGCCCGCACCTTCCAGCCCGACGACAGCGACCGGGTGTTCACCTCGGTGCGACCCG
The genomic region above belongs to Haloarcula hispanica ATCC 33960 and contains:
- a CDS encoding DUF7545 family protein, with the translated sequence MATDTVTLTIDDGEETDELTVPSELVDILRESPEETDPQVVGDIAMFGMTQRIHSAVHHAQGEPDEQIVALEEETSELFEERFGQSFAELTGHDH
- a CDS encoding 2,5-diamino-6-(ribosylamino)-4(3H)-pyrimidinone 5'-phosphate reductase; protein product: MHVVVNAAMSVDGKLSSRRREQIAISGPDDFDRVDQLRADSDAVMVGVGTILADDPSLTVDDADRRAARADRGKPENPARVVADSRIRTPPDATVLDGRAQTYLLVSEAAPPDFIEEMEDAGAYVIAAGQDRVDLTTTLAKLEGDGIDQLMVEGGGELIFGLLEEALVDELFVYIGPKVIGGRDAPTLADGDGFIEDFPEPELAGVERLDDGVVLHWQF
- a CDS encoding Single-stranded DNA binding protein translates to MSLEDHAEELASDLGVDKEEVTRDLENLVNYSVPMDEAKQSLRRKYGDGGSSGDGTPSSKAISEVSTDDSNVTVTAVVLTSGRRSIQYNGEQHVIREGQLADETGKISYTAWDGFSGDLQPGQTVRLGNAGVREWDGQPELNLGDSTDPEVVDETLDIDYEVGGRAALQDLAPGDRGITVEVQVLECEQKVIDGRDGETTILSGVLGDESGRLPFTDWEPHDEIEEGASVRLDETFVREFRGAPSVNVSEFSTVTALDRTVEVTEDAPRMSIREAVESGGLFDVELAGNVIEVRDGSGLIERCPECGRVIQNGQCRSHGAVEGEDDLRTKAILDDGTDTVTAVLDDELTARVYGGDLDDAREHARDAMDKEVVAERISDRIVGREYVVRGSLSVDEYGANLTASTFTEADDDPATRAQALLQEADA